AAATTAGAGATATATATAAGAACAGTTATGATATGGTTAGTAGACATGTGGCATTATACGTGTGTATACGTgtcatttttttgtgtttttgcaAAGAGTATAGTCAATATAAGGTCTATACGTGTCATTCagtatcaaatttttattttttattggctTTTTGGATAgcattatttttgttctttgtgCCTATGTTTACCTTTACCCTTTACATTGTGTTTGAATGGTTGTTTGAAATTAGGTGATAATTGTATTGTAtcctattattttataaaagtattattatattatattatataaaaatattattatattatattatatatttatttttgatttattttataatatatttgagttaatttttaatgtattggaattagtttttaatgtattcgatttatatattatgtatcttGTTAAATTCAAATGTTGAATACACATATGAAATATCTAACAAAACGAATTATAAATTTGAAGGATGAGAATGTGtgtcatttctttctttcaccTAATTCTTTTGCTACTAAAGTCACGTGTCCGTACACGTGCATTTATCAGACCCCACCCCACCCCttcacaattaaaaaaaaatcaataattaattagcaattaaaataataataattaataattgctAAAGTCGTTTATTGTTATTAACGAAGCACAAAACACCAAAATGGATCAAATGAAGGACAAACAACACAAGATGCAACAACTAAACAAACCGAATCAATCAACATTacaaaatgacaaaatcaaACAATTAGAGATTCACACATACAACATCTAAACACAAACGCACTCAATATCATTCagaaattaagagaaaaaaaaaagagagaatacAAGAACAATACAGGAAGATCAGGGATATAATCAGTCAAATGAGGAACATCTTCAAGAACATAGCCGTAATCTCCTTTCACCACCTTCATCTGGTAATTACTCTCCAACAAATTTAAACAAAACTGGTAAActaaacacaaaattaaattttaaaattacgaATATTAAACCATTTATACTTATCGCCGATTAATCTGCCGATGAAATCAAAGAGGCACAAGCGGATTAGACCCGAATACATCTCCGAAATCCTGAAAAAAGTCCTCTACGGGCCAGGATGAAGATCCGAAACCACAATCAGTAGTACTTGATCCGAATAACATGTTATTGCAGTCGGGTAAAGTATCCGGTTCAAAAAACAAGTCGGATATGGTAACCGGGTTCTCGAACTGAAACAAATCATTGGGGAAGAAACTCTCGAACGGTGGTAAATCGCAGAAGTTCTCCGACATGGAAATGTCATTTTTGTCCCTGATATCGGAGGGTAAATTTGATAATGACTCAGCTTACTCTTCCTCGTTATTCTGAGATTCATCAAATGAAGTTGAAGCACACCGTAGAACGGACTTCGGCGAGCGTTGACCGTTGTGGGATTCTTCGCCAGAGTTGTAGCCGGAGCAGCTGGTTTTCGTTGCCGGAGGAGTGGCGAAGAAGAgggaataaatagagaataacgATTACAGctagaagaaggaaaaaacaaCTATCAAAGTTTagggaaaaataaaacattagagaaatcaaagaaaaaaattgaaggagCCTTACCTGGGATGAATGGTAAAAACATAGAAGAGATTTTCAGCAAGCAAAGTAAAAAAGCAATAAAGGAAGAAAGTTAAAACATGAAGCTAATGATGTGTCATTGACAATATCTCTGCACAAGACACCTAATCTATAATAAAGCATTGAAAGGACAAGATACCAAAGCAAGACACCTAgctatatttgaatattaaaaagacaaaaataaccTTAAATGTGATGATACAGGCATGTTGAAATAGCCTTCTTCTAATATAGTAATAATGTAATAAAggagatataaatatatattgaagtcAATCATGTTTTAATCCgtctaatatattattattattatcaccaGATGTTGGTGATAGGTtaaagtatataaataatttattctaaATTGAATTTCTCTCATTTGTTTCTTTAATTCTTTCACTTCTTATTAAACTATGCacattaaagttaaaattttatttaatttgaatatttttatttgtcacaatttaatttgactggtatattaaaagaataattattgaaaatattatactgaggtataatatgaaaaaaattattatatttttttgatatgtcaaaataacaaataaaaaatgaagatctattttacaaataaatgacaattaaaaatgaataaagaaaatatataatttcaagtacatttattaattaaaaggcTAACTATTAATGTTAACTtgtttaatttacaaaattttaatgCAACCACTAGTTGCAACTTGCATATCTTTTTTTACCTATGCCATTGTTCGTTCTTGTAtttctttcttgaattttttagcTCTGTCATATTTAATTGACatgtttcaaattataaaattaaaaatatattttatataattttaatttaaattgtaaaattaaattaaattgagtACGAAATCGACAAAATGTTTATATTGACTCAGTCAACACCAACCATCCTAAACTAGGCGTAGCTCGTAGCTTATCATTTCAATTGCATCTTCCCTGTACGCTAACAAATAATGGAGGAATACAAATCACTGAAAATCATTCAAAAATCTCCAAATTCTCTTGTTTATTACCTGTATCTCAACCGACCCACACACCTCAACGCTCTCTCACAAGATTTCTTCACTGAATTCCCCAAAGCCATCTCCTCACTCGATCAAAACCCCGATGTCGCCGTTATCATCCTCGCTGGCTCCGGCAAGCACTTCTGTTCCGGCATCGACCTCCATACCCTAGGTGATGTCTTCAAAGAAACCGACGCCGTTGATTGTGGCCGTAAAGTTGAGAGACTCCGGCGACATATCAAGTTTCTTCAGGAGGCTATTACTGCCTTAGAGTGTTGCCGTAAACCGGTGATTGCTGCTGTCCATGGCGCATGTATCGGTGGTGCGATTGATATCATTACTGCCTGTGATATTAGGTATTGTTCTACTGATGCTTTTTTCTCAGTGAAAGAGGTGGATTTAGCTATTACGGCTGATCTCGGGACACTTCA
This DNA window, taken from Solanum lycopersicum chromosome 5, SLM_r2.1, encodes the following:
- the LOC101255297 gene encoding delta(3,5)-Delta(2,4)-dienoyl-CoA isomerase, peroxisomal isoform X1 is translated as MEEYKSLKIIQKSPNSLVYYLYLNRPTHLNALSQDFFTEFPKAISSLDQNPDVAVIILAGSGKHFCSGIDLHTLGDVFKETDAVDCGRKVERLRRHIKFLQEAITALECCRKPVIAAVHGACIGGAIDIITACDIRYCSTDAFFSVKEVDLAITADLGTLQRLPSIVGFGNAMELALTGRRFTGSEAKDLGLVSKLFTSKEALEEGVKVVAKEIAKKSPLAVIGTKAVLLRSRDLTVEQGLDYVATWNSGALLSDDLKEAISAHSQKRKPKFAKL
- the LOC101255297 gene encoding delta(3,5)-Delta(2,4)-dienoyl-CoA isomerase, peroxisomal isoform X2; translation: MEEYKSLKIIQKSPNSLVYYLYLNRPTHLNALSQDFFTEFPKAISSLDQNPDVAVIILAGSGKHFCSGIDLHTLGDVFKETDAVDCGRKVERLRRHIKFLQEAITALECCRKPVIAAVHGACIGGAIDIITACDIRYCSTDAFFSVKEVDLAITADLGTLQRLPSIVGFGNAMELALTGRRFTGSEAKDLGLVSKLFTSKEALEEGVKVVAKDSIGSEAQRKGKAQVQE
- the LOC101255297 gene encoding delta(3,5)-Delta(2,4)-dienoyl-CoA isomerase, peroxisomal isoform X3 yields the protein MEEYKSLKIIQKSPNSLVYYLYLNRPTHLNALSQDFFTEFPKAISSLDQNPDVAVIILAGSGKHFCSGIDLHTLGDVFKETDAVDCGRKVERLRRHIKFLQEAITALECCRKPVIAAVHGACIGGAIDIITACDIRYCSTDAFFSVKEVDLAITADLGTLQRLPSIVGFGNAMELALTGRRFTGSEAKDLGLVSKLFTSKEALEEGVKVVAKGIVLLMLFSPSKRWI